The following nucleotide sequence is from Pleurodeles waltl isolate 20211129_DDA chromosome 8, aPleWal1.hap1.20221129, whole genome shotgun sequence.
GGAGCACTCACAACTGGGGTACAAAGAGGCAATAGTTTTTTGTATCTGACTGTCATCAGCCCAAATGAAACACTATTCAGGGAAAGGCAAAagcccccattatgagtttggtggcagCGGAGGACGCCTGCCAAACTCATCCCGCCATTAGGCCACACGGATGGCCTGAACCCCGTCGGCCCTTATTTGAGTTCcgcgctgggtcggcgggcggaaacagtgtttccacatgccggcccagcaggaaacagggccttaacattgcaaccAGCTCCTAATGGacccggcggcaatgtggcagtgcagtagGTACAGCAGTACCCGTCACGCTTTCcattgcccataattcaggcagtggaatgcgcaacagggctgtgtatgggggcccctgcactgcccatgccaagtgcatgggctgtgcgggGGCCACCCGAATCTCCCATTCTGCCAGCCACACCGCCATGGACAAGCTAGCaggtggggactcgtaatccccagggcagcaatgcTTGAGGCACTGCCCTGATGCATTACAACCAcctggactgccaggctgcaggctggctgcaggctggcggcagcctggcggtgtcggaggttggaccgtggcagctctgccacggtcatattgtggcggtctgaccgccttgACCgcgacggtccgaccgccacagtgaccctggcagtctggtgaccaccagtgtcataatcagAGCCAAAATCTCACCTAAATCCTTCCCTACCTTTAACAACAGATTCTGCAGTCCCACCCCAAAATCCTACTACCCAACCAAATGCCAGTATTTCTTAGGCCTATCCAGCAGCACCCAGCTAACCAAAAAGCTTTATGGAATATCTCAATTAATCCTGTCTTATATCTCCTCAATTCAAGGTATGGGTCTCTTACTTCCAGCTTCAGAAATGTAAGAAGTAAACAACCAGTGTCTGAGTGCAAAGTCCTCACCCTCCATTTTATGCAAGGCCAGGATATTCAAATAGGATCTCACTGGCCTCCATCAGTCCAGCTAACTCACACAAAATGCAGGAACCACAAATTCCACACACCAAAATTCTTAAGGTACTTCGGAGGTTAGAGCAAACGAAAAGAAAGCCGAtagaagcagaactttacacaagtgagACAGATGTGCACACTGATTCATATAAAAATGTCTTGTCACACCACTGATTCTCAGAACATGGTATGCTATAATCACTGCTCTGTATTTTAAATCAAATGGCCATGGAAGAGTGAGGAATTGTATGCAATGGGCAGACTGCAAGGTCCTTGTTGTACCTTATAGTCTTGCAAGCAAGAGTGCATGCACAAGCAGCACATGTACTGTAGCATGCaagacctaaaaacaaaagtaaagtAAAAGCAAAACGCCAGCTGAAATAAATAGACACCTGTAAACAGTCATGACCAGGTGGAAAGATGCAACTGAAAGATTCTTTCTGGTAGTTCAGTAAATTCTAGAAAAACCCAGATAGCAGTCCTTGGATCCAATAAAACTATTTTTAACAGGTAAATTTGGAACTCCCTCAGGTATATAAGTTAATTTGTTAAAGGTGATGTCATGAAAAATAGTCCAAGTATCTATATACAGAAGTTTACTATGGTGTTCTTTTTTTCAGGATTTTCAAATTATATATTTGAGAAGACACCAAGAAGAAGTGATGGATTCATTTAACAATTCTCTGCCAGCTCATGTTACCTTCCTTCTGATTGGAATTCCTGGAATGGAAGCGAGTCAGCATTGGCTTGCACTACCACTGTGTTTGCTATATGTTATCGCCCTTGTCGGGAACTGCACCATCCTCTTCTTCATCTGGAGAGAGCAGAGCCTCCATACTCCCATGTACTTCTTCCTGGCCATGTTGTCGCTCACAGACCTTGGTGTGTCATTAACCACACTGCCCACAGTGCTGGGCATTTTCTGGCTCCATTTCAGTGAGATCATTATTGAAGCCTGTCTCATCCAGATGTTCTTTGTTCATTCCTTTGCGGCAATGGAGTCAGGTGTCCTTGTAGCCATGGCCTTCGACCGGTGTATGGCTATTTGCCTGCCTCTCAGATATGCATCCATCCTAACTAACTCAGTCATAGCAAAGATTGGTCTCCTGATATTAATTCGAAGCTTCTGTGTGGTTTTCCCTATTCCCTTTCTCACAATAAGATTCCCTTTTTGCAAGTCCCATCTGTTGTCCCACTCATACTGCTTGCACCAGGATGTAATTAGGCTTGCGTGTGCAGATATAAAAGTTAATAGTATATATGGCCTTGTTGCTGTCCTTTTCACTAAGGGTCTTGATTCCATCTACATTCTGTTGTCCTATATAATGATCTTAAGagctgtcctaaaaattaccaccAATGATGCACGGCGTAAGACTTTCAGT
It contains:
- the LOC138249452 gene encoding olfactory receptor 51G2-like, with the translated sequence MFPRRSSSSNPFLLIGIPGMEASQHWLALPLCLLYVIALVGNCTILFFIWREQSLHTPMYFFLAMLSLTDLGVSLTTLPTVLGIFWLHFSEIIIEACLIQMFFVHSFAAMESGVLVAMAFDRCMAICLPLRYASILTNSVIAKIGLLILIRSFCVVFPIPFLTIRFPFCKSHLLSHSYCLHQDVIRLACADIKVNSIYGLVAVLFTKGLDSIYILLSYIMILRAVLKITTNDARRKTFSTCISHISAVLLFYIPLIGLSVVHRFGRHSSLLIPILMANIYLLVPPVSNPIIYGIKTKQIRTKILRIFLHTKISSQRSS